Within the Amaranthus tricolor cultivar Red isolate AtriRed21 chromosome 15, ASM2621246v1, whole genome shotgun sequence genome, the region attattgaatattaaaatttgTTGTCTATGCGACTTGCTATCCTTTAGCTTTGTGGATCAGTTTTCTTCTTTTATAGTCTTTGTGTTCTCAATCCTCATTTTTCTTTCATTGATTTGCTCTCTGTGTTTGCATGTAGGAGTTCCCCATTTCTTCGGTATTGTTGTGTGATTATATGAGTTCTTGGGCTGTGATTGCATAATGCTCAAATTTGAATCTAAATCCGCATACCTTGATTTTATTGTATCTATCTGTTATTTCTAGGATTCAGATTATAATCTTCTTTTTTCCAAccgattaaacaaaataaacttcaaattttaacttattatagAAGTTTTGGCTCAAAATTGTAAGATACTTCCATAGGTTTTTAATTGTCTCAACATTTTACCTATGGCATTTTTCATTTGCTAAACTTTCACCATAAActatcaaaaaatatttttttgatgtttCAAAAAATGTACTTctatatatttgatattttaactaAGTGAAATCTTCTTAGATTCGTCATTCGTATCTCaatgtatattttcataatgttATCGTGTTACTTATACATAGTTTGagatattattataataatgataaaatgaTGTGTTCGATGATTTGTAAATGAGAAACGTGGCAAGTATTTTGGAAGGTTTTGCTAAGAAGGCCTCTCCTCTTGAGCGTGCACTAATCATGTGCATTGGTAAATGTGCACGTTCTATaatgttttatcttttttttctttatttataatttattagtgTCATTATGTATAGTCTagtattctttttttctttctatagAACTATCCAATTATGGTTTAAAATCAGGCTTTGTGATACGTTTCTTGATCACTTGGCAACATTTCCATGCAACTGAAATATTACACCTCTGTTTTTTCTGTCAGGAATCAGAAAACATTTAGGCCCAAGAAGAGTGCACCTTCTGGAAGTAaggttggtttgttttatattaaTGCTCTTTGCTATTCTCTGTTTAATGCTTAACTTTTTTGTAAGGAGCTTCCATTGAAGGGGAAGTCAGCATTGAAATCTTTAGAATCGTCTATTCTAGCTCTACCTATGAATGAAGACTATGGGTTCCCTCCCTTCCCAATTGCTATTCAAGAACAACAGTTTAggcttttttgttgtttttctgCAAAAAGCTTTGGCCGGTTTTTGGCAAAAAAATTTAACCCCTTTTTTTCAAATGGTTTCGATCTCCTAACAGTTATGTTGTTGATCCTGGTTACTTAATGCAGTAATCTATCAAGACCAGTAATGTGTTGACTCAACTATGTTCATCAAAGTGTATTGTGAACATGTATCGCAAATACTAATAGattgaattttttgaaaaaaatttaatttcaggGGGCCCAGTTGAGAAAGCTTATTGATGCCACCCTTGGTAGTGGAAATCTAAGAGAAGCAGTGAGACTCCCACCAGGAGAGGATTTGAATGAATGGCTGGCTGTGAACAGTATTTCCCTTGTCTCTTTGTACTCCCTCTCCCTTGTTTTTTGCACTATGTCAAACCAAAACCCTTGCATCTCATGCCTCAAAACCTTTCTGTTTGATTTCTGTTCTTTTTCTGGGTCATCACGTTAATTTATTCTTCCCCTTTGCCATGATCAGACTATGAGTTTATTCTGACTTCAGTTACTTACTGCTGCTCTAGCAGTTGATTTTGTTATCATACATTCATACTCTTAGAAATGTCTCTAGTTTGTGAATGTTATTGAggatttgaaattgatttttttgtctGTGTTAGCTGTGGATTTCTTCAACCAGGCTAACCTACTTTACGGTACTCTCACCGAGTTCTGTACACCAGAGAGCTGTCCTACAATGACAGCAGGACCCAGGTAATTTCTTTTAGATTCCCTGTTTTATGTTACTTTTTGAGTTTGTGATGGAGCCTTAATAGATCTCTTGACTTTATTTCCTGATACTCATTGATTAGATGACCACAAACAAATGGGATTTAAATGCTTTTATTCTGTATAATTGTATGCATTTTTTCGCAACCAAGTAGATTTTCAAATGCGTATTCTTCCACCCAGGTGGAAGTCTAGGTGAGAACTATTTAATGGTGTTGTGATGATGAAATTTTATTGTTGTATATCAAAAACATCAAGTAGCCTATACTATTAAGGGAACAAGTTAAAATTGCTCCTCTGTCCTTGAGATTTCTTATACTCAACAAAGAAGGTCTTTTATTGAGAAAGGAAATGCTGCAAATTCAAAGAGGTGGAGGAAGTATTCCGGTGAAAAAATTGGTTGGAGTATTATTATGGCATAGAAAGACACCAACGATTTAGGATGTTTGCATTTTGTGGTTTAGTAAAAGCCACCTGGCACCTTGTATTTACTACTCTTTTTGCTCTCTATTTTGTGTTTAGTGAGTCCTGAAAGGTTTTGATATGATTTTGCAAGGGCATTTTGGTTTGGATATGAAGCTTTTATGGAGTTTTATGTTTATGCAGTGTGTTTGTTTTTGGGATTTATTAAATCAGTACAACTTTGCCTCTGtatttattgagttgaaattattttagcaaTAATCAATATATCATCTCTAACCCGTACTGTTATTGATATCAAAATTCACGATACAATCATTGATGTCATAAATGATTACTGTATTTACTTCAAATATTATGCAAACAGGTACGAGTATAGGTGGGCAGATGGTGTTCAGATCAAAAAACCTATTGAGGTTTCTGCACCAAAATATGTTGAGTACTTGATGGAATGGATTGAATCTCAACTGGATGATGAATCTATCTTCCCACAAAAGATTGGTAATCCTCTTTTACATTTCATGTCCACAGTGTTCTGCTAGAAGAGAGGAATTCTTGCAAAGAATTTTtacattgttttgttttttgtttgtatCCAACTTATTTTGTGGACTATTTCACTTCACAGGGGCGCCATTTCCTTCAAACTTTAGGGAT harbors:
- the LOC130801249 gene encoding MOB kinase activator-like 1A — its product is MSLFGLGRNQKTFRPKKSAPSGSKGAQLRKLIDATLGSGNLREAVRLPPGEDLNEWLAVNTVDFFNQANLLYGTLTEFCTPESCPTMTAGPRYEYRWADGVQIKKPIEVSAPKYVEYLMEWIESQLDDESIFPQKIGAPFPSNFRDVVKTIFKRLFRVYAHIYHSHFQKIVSLKEEAHLNTCFKHFILFTYEFGLMDKKELAPLQDLIDTIVPF